The Pirellulales bacterium genome segment TCGCGGCCATCGTCATAGTATTTGATCCCCTTAGGGGGGCATTTAGCTTTGCCAACTCTGTAGATCGATGCCATTGTTACTTGCTCCGTTTTTTCGTGGGGGTCACTAACTTAATTTCAAAGTGTTCAAACAACTTGTCCGCGGTCTCTAAACTCATACCCCGCTCGCCGGTCATGAAGCGTGACAAAATATCCTGGGTCACGCCCGTTTGCTTCCAAATGGAATAACGAGTCTGACCACTCGCCTGAATGACCTGTCGCAACTGATCGGTAAGTTTGTGACTTGATCCCATAACCAAATTTTATGACCTAGTTGGTA includes the following:
- a CDS encoding helix-turn-helix transcriptional regulator — its product is MGSSHKLTDQLRQVIQASGQTRYSIWKQTGVTQDILSRFMTGERGMSLETADKLFEHFEIKLVTPTKKRSK